CCTGTGGGCGGAGAGCTACTTCTACCGCAAGCTCCTCGACGCGGTCGGCTGGTTCGCCGAGGGGCCCTGGAAGGGCATCGACCCGTTCCGCCCGTTCAAGGAGGCGGAGCTGGGCACCGCCGAGGCGCGCGAGGAACTGGCCGTCCTCGACCGGCTCGCGGCGCGCCCCCCTCACGAGCAGGACGCCGCCCTCCTGCACGGAGCCCTCTGGGGCAACCGCGCCGACCTCGGCTTCCGCCTCTTGGCAGGCGACGGCGCCGGAGAAACGGACGACGGCACCCCGCTGGTGGCCGACGACTCCGCGGCGCTGTGGTCCCTGCTGCCCGCCGGGGGCGGCGCCACGCTCCACCTCGTCGCCGACAACGCCGGACGCGAACTGGTGCCGGACCTCCTGCTGGTCGACCATCTGCTGGCCGGCGGGCGGGCGGCCCGCGCCGTGCTGCACGTGAAGCCCCGCCCGTACTACGTCTCCGACGCCACGATGGCCGACGTGCTGGACTGCCTGCGGCACTGCCGGGCCGCGGGCGGCGCCGCCGCCGAGGCGGCCGGCCGGCTGGAGGAGGCGCTGCGGGACGGCCGGCTGGACGTGTCGGCCCACTCCTTCTCCTGCACACCGCTGACGTACCGGCAGATGCCGGACGACCTGCGCGGCGCGTTCGCCGGGGCGAGCGTCACGCTGTTCAAGGGCGACCTCAACTACCGCCGTCTCGTCGGCGACCGCCTCTGGCCCCCGACCACGTCCTTCGCCGAGCGCACCGCCCACTTCCCGTCGCCGGTTGCCGCTCTGCGGATCCTCAAGTCCGACGTGATCGTGGGCCTCGACCCGGACACGGCCGCGGCCCTGACCGCCGCCCACGGCGAGCGGTGGCGCACGAGCGGGGAGCACGCGCTGATCCAGGTGCGCGGGTAGGCGGCTGGACGGCGGTTCCGGCGCCCCGCCCCGTGCGGCCCGCGCAGCCAGGCGGCCGTGCCGCCGTCACCCCCGCCCGGACGCCAGCTCCGTGCGGATCTCCCGGGCCGCCGCCACCAGGTTCTCCAGGGACGCGCCGGCCTCGGGCCAGCCGCGGGTCTTCAGGCCGCAGTCCGGGTTGACCCAGAGCCGCTCGGCGGGGATGTCGCGGAGCGCGTCGCGCAGCAGGGCCGCCGCCTCCGCGGTGCCGGGCACCCGCGGCGAGTGGATGTCGTACACGCCGGGGCCGACCTCCCGCGGGTAGCCGTAGCCCGCCAGCTCGCCCGTGACCCGCATGTGGGAGCGGGCCGCCTCCAGGCTGATCACGTCGGCGTCCAGCTCGTCGATGGCCTCGATGATGTCGCCGAACTCCGCGTAGCACATGTGCGTGTGGATCTGCGTGCCGGCGCCGGCCGCGCCGGTGGCCAGCCGGAACGCCTCGACGGCCCAGGCCAGGTAGGCGGCCCTGCCGCCGGCGCGCAGCGGCAGCGACTCCCGCAGCGCCGGCTCGTCGACCTGGATCACGGGCGTGCCCGCGGCCTCCAGGTCGCGCACCTCGTCGCGCAGCGCCAGCGCCACCTGCCGCGCGGTCTCGGCACGCGGCTGGTCGTCCCGGACGAAGGACCAGGCGAGCATGGTGACGGGCCCCGTGAGCATGCCCTTGACGGGGCGCTCGGTGAGGGACTGCGCGTACGAGATCCAGTGCACCGTCATCGGCTCGGGCCGCGAGACGTCCCCGGAGAGGATCGGCGGGCGGACGTACCGGGTGCCGTAGGACTGCACCCAGCCGTGCCGCGTGGCGACGTAGCCGGTGAGTTGCTCGGCGAAGTACTGCACCATGTCGCTGCGCTCCGGCTCGCCGTGCACCAGCACGTCGAGCCCGGCCGCCTCCTGGAAGGCGACCGTGTCGCGGATCTCGGTCCTGATGCGCTCCTCGTACGCGGCGGTGTCGATGCGCCCGGCGCGCAGGTCGGCGCGGGCCGTGCGCAGGCCGCCGGTCTGCGGGAACGAGCCGATGGTGGTGGTCGGCAGCGGCGGCAGCGCCAGCCGGGCCCGCTGCTCGGCGGCGCGCCGGGCGTACGGCTCCGCGCGGCGGGCGTCGGCGTCCGTGACGGCAGCGGTCCTGGACCGCACGGCGGGGTCGCGGGTGTGCAGGGACTCGGCGCGGGAGGCCAGCGCGGCCCGGTTGGCGGCCAGTTCGCTCTCCACGGCGCCGGCGCCGTGCGTGAGGCCGCGGGCGAGGGTGACGACCTCGCCGGCCTTCTGGCGCGCGAACGCCAGCCAGCCGGCGACCTCGGGGTCGATCCCACGCTCGGCCGTCGCGTCCAGCGGTACGTGCAGCAGCGAGCACGAGGCGGCCACGTCGACCCGGTCCGCCAGGCCCCGGAGCGCCGCCAGCGTCGTCAGGGACGCCTGGAGGTCGTTGATCCAGATGTTGCGGCCGTGCACCACGCCGGCGACGAGCCGCTTGCCGGGCAGGCCGCCGAGTCCGGTGAGCATCTCCAGGTTCGCGGCCCCGGCGGACCCCGGGGTCCCGGCGGGGCCGGACTCGGCGAAGTCCAGTGCCAGCCCTTCGACGGGCGCCCGTGCGAGCACCGGCAGCGCCTCGCCGAGCCGTTCGAAGTAGGACGCGACCAGCAGGTGCGGCCGGTCCGGGCGGGAGCCCAGGTGGTGGTAGGCGCGAGCGAGCGCGGCCAGCTCCGCGGGGGTGCGGTCCTGCACGAACGCCGGTTCGTCGAGCTGCACCCATGCGGCGCCCGCGCCGTGCAGCGCGGTCAGCACCTCGGCGTAGACGGGCAGCAGGGCGTCCAGCAGGGTCAGCGGGTCGAAGCCGGGCGGGGCGTCCGGCCCGGGGTGGGACAGCAGCAGGTAGGTGACCGGGCCGAGCAGCACCGGGCGGGCGGTGAGGCCGAGCGCGCGGGCCTCGCGGAACTCCGCGACCTGCTTGCCGGGGTCCGCGGTGAAGACGGTGCCGGGGCCCAGCTCGGGCACCAGGTAGTGGTAGTTGGTGTCGAACCACTTGGTCATCTCCAGCGGCGCGGTGTCCTCCGTGCCGCGGGCCATCGCGAAGTAGCCGTCGAGCGGATCCGCCGCCACGGCCGCGCGGTGCCGCTCCGGGACGGCGCCGACCATGACCGAGGTGTCCAGGACGTGGTCGTAGTACGAGAAGTCGCCGGTCGGCACCTCGTCGATGCCGGCCTCGGCGAGCTGCCGCCAGTTGTCCCGGCGCAGCTCGGCCCCGGTGCGGTGCAGGGCCGCGGCGTCCGCGCGGCCCCGCCAGTAGCTCTCGATCGCCTTCTTCAGCTCGCGGTGCGGGCCCTGGCGGGGGTAGCCGTACACCGTTGCCCCGGCCGGTGGGGCGCCGGGTGATGCGGTCACGGGAACGCTCCTTTGCGACGGGGGGGTGAAGCGGGCAAAAGGGTGCGATTTGCCAGGGTAGTGCGTACCGCCCGCGCGGCGGAGCCGCATATCGGCGCGCCCCGACCGTGGGGCTGCGCCCCGGCTGGTTTCGGGTGCCCGTGTGTGGGGCTGCACCCCGGGCTGCCCAGGGGCGCGGGGCTGTGTCGGATGTGCGGCTCCGCCGCGTGGGCGCGACCAGCCACGACTGGGGGCACCTCCCACGCCTTTCAGGCAGTGGGGGACGTCAGGTCGTCACCGTCCCGAGGGGGCAGTCTCTGTCCTGTCCGGACCACCCGTCCGCGGGACTTCTCGCGCAGTTCCCCGCGCCCCTTGCGGGGCGGGCTCGTACGTTGGGCTAGACCCCGGCCGGCCTAGGGGCGCGGGGAACTGCGCGACCAGCCACGACGACACCGCCAGGTCGTCACCGTCCCGAGGCGCTGGATCTGTCGCAACTGGACCACCGACCGGTGGGTGGCTGGTCGCGCCCGCGCGGCGGAGCCGCATATCGATACAGCCCCGCGCCCCTGAGTGGGCCGGGGCGCAGCCCCGACTTGAAGGGGGCCCGGCTCCGCCGCGTGGGCGCGACCAGCCACGACTGGGGGCACCTCCCACGCCCTTCAGGCAGTGGGGGACGTCAGATCGTCACCGTCCGAAGGAGGCTGGACCTGTCGCGGCCGGGCCACCGGCCGGTGGTGGTTGCCGTCCCGGCCCCCCGCGCCCCCCACGGGGCGCCCGGCCAGCCAGACCCCCACCGGCCGCACCCGCTCGTCCAGGGCCACGAGATCCGCCCGCAACCCGGGCCGCAGCGCCCCGCGGTCCGTGAGGCCGAGGAGGGCGGCGGGCGTGGTGGCCGCCATCAGTACCGCGTCCGGCACCGGGATGCCCACGTCCAGCACCGCCCTGCGGAACGCCTCCGCCACGAACAGCGTGGACCCCGCCAGCGTGTCCGTGCCGAGGAGCCGTGCCACCCCCTCGGTGACCGTGACCTCCCGGTCCGCGAAGCGGTAGGTGCCGTCCGGCATGCCCGCGGCCGGCATCGCGTCGCTCACCAGCAGCAGCCGCTCGGGGCCCGCCAGCCGGTAGGCGAGGCGGGCGGTGTCGACGGCCAGGTGGTGGCCGTCGAGGATCAGCTCGCAGCGCAGCCGGGACTCAAGCAGCGCCGAAGCGACCGGTCCGGGCTCGCGGTGGTGCAGCGGCGGCATGGCGTTGAAGAGGTGGGTGACCGCGCGGGCGCCCAGGTCCGTCGCCTCGGAGAAGGCCTCGGCGGAGGCGTCGGTGTGGCCGAGGCACCAGACCAGCTCGTCCGCGTGGCGGCGGATCAGGTCCGGCGCGCCGGGCAGCTCCGGAGCGATCGTCATCGAGACGGCGTGGCCGCCGGCCGCCTCCAGCAGTCCCGCGAGCACCCGTTCGTCCGGGGCGCGCAGCGCGCCCCGGGTCTGGGCGCCGCGCCGCGCCGGGGAGAGGAAGGGCCCCTCCAGGTGGATCCCGGCGACCGCGGGTGCCGTGCCGTCCTCGATCACGGAGGCGATGGCGCGCACCGCGTCCGTCATCGCCTCCGGCGCGACGGTGGCCACGGAGGCGAGCATCGTCGTGGTGCCGCGCGCCAGGTGGCCCGCGGCGGCGGCCCGCACGTCGTCCTTGACGCCCGTGTACACGGAGTGTCCCGCCCCGCCGTGGCAGTGGGCGTCCACGAACCCGGGGACGAGCATCCGCCCGTCCAGGTCGACCACCCGGGGGCCGGAACCGGCGTGCGGCTCCCCAGGCATCCCGCCGCCGGAAGCGCCGGAACCGCCGGAACCGAGTGAGCCGCCGGAGCCGCCGTCTCCAACCCTGGCCCCGTCCGGCGGATCGCCCTCCCCGAGGGCCGCGATCAGGCCGTCCGCGACCAGCAGCCAGCCCCGGCCGGTCACCCGCCCCGGGGTGACCAGCCGGCCGTTCACGAGCAGCAGGTCGCCGCCCGCCGCGGGGAACGGCGCGCTCACGCCTTCGCCAGCAGGACGCCGACCGCGGCCTGCGTGCACACGCGCGAGGAGCCGAAGGTGCGCACCCAGCCGCGGAAGCCGCCGAAGTCGGCGCCCGGCACGCCCATGTCCACCACGACGCAGCGCGGGTAGCGTCGCAGCAGTTCGGCCAGCACGGGCTCCTGCCAGGGGAACCGGTGCGAGCTGCGGACCTGGATCACCACGTCCGCGTCGGCCCCGAACTCGTCCAGGAACAGGCCGATCTCCGCCTTGACGATGCCCGGCGCGTTGTACGTGTCGCCGGCGACGGCCAGCCCCTCCACCGCCACGCCCGCCGCGCGCAGCGGCTCCTCCACGCCCCAGGACGCCTGGCCCTGCGCGGGCGAGTGGGTCGGATCGAGCCGGACGACGAGGGTCCGCTTGCCGTGCAGCACCGGGTCGCCGTGCACCTCGACGACGTCCCGGGCGAGCCGGGCGCCCACCGCGTCGTCACGCTCGGCGGTGTCGGCCTTGGGCCGGGTGCCGAGGCGGGCGATGCGCTCGTTGGCCTCGCGCAGCCGCTGCTCGGGCAGCGCGCCGGTCTCCACGGCGCACACCAGCGCCTTCGCGGCGGCGTCGACGTCGTCGCCGAACGCCCAGGCGCCCAGGCACAGGGCGTCCGCGCCGGCGCTGATGGCGCGCACGGCGGCGTCAGGCAGGCTCGCCACGTCGCTGATGCCGTGCATCTCCAGCGCGTCGGTGATCACCACGCCCTCGTAGCCCAGCTCGCCGCGGAGCAGGCCGGTGAGCACGGCCGGGCTGATGGTGGCGGGCACGGAGTCGAGCTGGGTGAGGTGGACGTGCGACACCATGATGCTGTCGACGCCGGCCGCGATGGCGGCACGGAACGGGTCGAGGTAGTGCTCCACCAGCTCCTCGCGGGACAGGTCCACGGTGGGCGTGCCGAGGTGGGCGTCGGTGGAGCTCAGCCCGTGCCCGGGGAAGTGCTTGGCGCAGGCGCTGACGCCCGCCGCCTGGAGGCCCTCCACCCAGGCCGCCGCGTGCGCGGCGACCCTGGCGCGGTCCGGGCCGAAGCAGCGGATGCCGTTGGGGCTGAGCGGGTTGACGGCGGTGTCCACGGCGGGCGCCAGGTTCCAGTCGACGCCGGCCTCCACCAGCGTCAGGCCGATCTGGTAGGCCGCCTGGCGGGTCAGGTCCGGCTGGTCAAGACGGCCGAGCGCGTGGTTGCCGGGGACCGACGTGCCGCCGTACGGCTCCAGGCGGTTGACGTCGCCGCCCTCCTCGTCGATGGCCAGCAGCACGTGCTCGCGCAGGTCGTGCAGCGCGCCCGTGAGCTCGCCCACCTGCTCGGCGGAGGCGAGGTCCTTGCCGAAGAGGACGAAGCCGCCGAGCCCCTCCGCGATCCGGGCACGCGCCCACTTCGGCACGGTCTGCCGCCCCAGCGCGGGGAACAGCACACCGTGGGCCAGCCGTGACAGCTCGGCATTCATTTGCTTGGTCCTTGCCTTTCGGATGTACGGGAATGCAGGGGTGCGGGGGGAGGGGGAACGGGGACGAGACGGAGGTGCGTGTGGGGAAGGAAGGGGGGGGGAGGGGCGCGCCGGGGCCGGGGGTCGGGACCGTCGCCGCACCCCCGTGCTCACCCCTTGACCGCGCCGCTGGTCATGCCGCCCACCAGGCGGCGCTGCACCAGCAGGAAGAAGATCAGTACCGGCAGGGAGAAGATCGTGGACGCCGCGATCATGGCGCCGTAGTCCACGCTCTCCGCCGTCTTGAACGACACCAGCCAGACCGGCAGCGTGTAGTTGGTCTGCGACTTCATGATCACGTAGGCGAAGAGGTAGTCGTCCCACGCGTTGACGAAGGCGAAGATCGAGGTGGCGACGATGCCGGGCATCAGCAGCGGCAGCAGCACCCGGACGTACATCTGGAAGCGGCTGCAGCCGTCCACCAGCGCCGCCTCCTCCAGCTCGACCGGCACGCCCTCGACGAAGCCGCGCAGCGTCCAGACCGTGAACGGCAGCACGAACGTCATGTAGGTGATGATCAGGCCGGGGACGTAGTCCAGGGCGTTGATGGACCGCAGCATCAGGTACACCGGGATGACCATCGCTGACATCGGCACCATCTGCACTACCACGAGCACCGCCATCAGCGCCCGGCGGCCGTGGAAGCGGAACCGTGCGATGGCGATCGCCGCGCCGAGCGAGATGACCAGCGACAGCACAACCGAGGAGAGCGTCACCGTCAGGGAGTTGCCCACGAACACCCAGAAGTGCGGCTTGGCCAGGGCCCGCTGGAAGTTCTCCAGGCTGATGGGCCAGGGGACGAACTGCGGCACGGCGCTGAGGATGTGGCCGCGCTGCTTGAACGCGGTCGCGAACATCCAGTACACGGGGAAGACCATCACCGCCGAGACCAGGACGGCGATCGAGTTGTTGACCGCGCGCTGCCGCCGCGCCGGGCTCATCGGCGCGCTCATGCCGTACCTCCCTGCTCCGCCTGGCCGGCGAGCCTGCGGACGTAGAAGATGGAGAAGACCGCGAGGATCAGCACCGTCACCACGGCGATGGACGCGCCGGAGCCGTACTGGTTCCGGCTGAAGGCCGTGAGGTAGGCGAGCACGCCGAGCGTGGTGGTCTGGCCGTCCGGGCCGCCCCGGGTGAGCACCCAGATCGGGGTGAAGGAGTTCATCGACCAGATGACCTCCAGCACCGTCAGGATCGCCAGCACCGGCCGCAGGATCGGTACGGTGATGTTCCGGAACGTCTGCAGCACGCCCGCGCCGTCGAGGCGCGCCGCCTCGTACAGCGACTCGGGTATCTGGCCGCGGGCCGCGAACAGCGTCAGCGCCACGAACGGCAGGCCCTTCCACACCGTCAGCAGGATGATCAGGCCGAGGGCCTGGTTGGGGTGCGAGAACCAGTCGTACGCGGAGAGGTCGCCGAAGATCCGCAGCTTGGTCAGCAGCCAGTTGGCCACCCCGTACTGCGGCTGGTACATCCACTGCCACACGAGCGTCGCCGCCACCATCGGCATGGCCCACACCAGCACCAGGCAGACGGTGGTCATCACGCGCGCCCAGGGCGAGACGCCCATCAGCAGGTGGGACATCAGGAATCCGAGCACCATCAGCAGCGTCACGCACAGCACCGTGAAGACCACCGTGCGGACGAGTACCGCCTGGAAGTCGGTGTCCTGGAAGATCTCCGTGAAGTTGTCCAGGCCGACGAAGTCCGCCTGCCCCGTGAAGAGCGAGCGGGGGCCGAAGTCCTGGGTGGACAGCGTCAGCAGCCGCACCAGCGGATAGCCCTGGACCAGCAGCAGCGCCACCACCGCGGGGGCGATCATGGCCCACGGCAGCAGCCGCGGCCGGGAGGGCGCGGCCCGCCGCCCCCGCGGCCCCGGGCGGGGCCGCGGGGCCACGGGACGGACCGCGCTCCGCTTGTCAGTCATTGCCATGCAAGGCCCCAGGAACGTCTAGTTGCCGAGTGAGTTGAAGGCTTTGGTGGCGTGCTTGTCGTAGGCCGCGGCGGCGGAGGCGATGTCGGCGCCGCCGGCGATCTTCGCGTAGAACTGCTCGTTGTACTCCTCGGTCTCCAAGGTGGCCTCGCCTGGACTGTTGGGCAGGGGCTTGCTGACCTTGCTGGCCTCGGAGGCGACGGTGAGCTGCTCGGGCACGCCGGGCGGGGTGAAGTCGGGTGAGATCGGCAGCAGGAAGAGCTTCTGCGCCATGGTCTGCTGGAAGTGCTTGCTGGTGATGATCCGCAGCCAGTCCGTGGCGGCCTTCTTGTCGGGGCTGTTCGCGGCTATCCCGATGGTGGACCCGGAGACGATCACCGGCATGGTCTTGTCGGCGGTGTAACCCGGCAGCGCGAAGAACCCCATGTCGTCCTTGAGCTTCGGGTTCTTCTCCAGCACGGTGGCCGGCTCCCACGCCTTGACGTACTCCATCGCGGCCTTGCCGTCCGCGAAGAGCTGGTCCTGGTCGGGGCTGTCGCTGTTGACGCCCACCGAGGACTTCGTGGAGCAGGTGTTCTGGAAGGTGCGCCAGGCCTTGAGGCCCGCCTGCATCGGCGCCGAGCTCATCTCGGCCTTCCACTGGCCGCCGTTCTGGGTGGCGACGGAGCCGCCCTTGGCGAAGGAGAAGGGCATGCCGTTGAACCAGTACTGGCCCGGCATGTAGAAGCCGGAGAAGTTCGGCGTGCCGCTGTTGGCCTTGGCCAGGGTGCCGCAGTCCTTCTGGAGCTCGGCGATGGTCTTCGGCGGCTGCTTGATGCCCGCGTCCGCGAACATCTTCTTGTTGTACATGACCACCTTCGTGCCGCCGTAGAGCGGCACCGCGTACAGCTTGCCGTCGTAGGTGGACGGTCCCGACAGGCCGGAGAGCCAGCCGCTGGAACCCTCGAAGGACTTCTTGTCGCCGGTGAGGTCCGCGAGCCCCCCGGAGTAGGTCTGCAGCGGGGTCTGGGTGTTGCCCATCTCCACGATGTCCGGCGGGTTGCCGGCGGCCAGCGCCGTGGTGATCTTGGTGGCCACGCCGTCCCACTGCTGGATCTGGACGTCGAGCTTCATGCCCGGGTACTTCTTGCCGTACGTCTTGGTGAATTCGGCGTTGACGTCCTTGATGAGCGGGCTGTCGCCGGGACCGCCGGTCATCATCCAGATCGTCAGCTTGTTGTCGGAATCGGCCTTCTTGCCGCCGCTGCCGCCGCAGCCGGTCAGGGCGAGCGCCATGACCGGCAGCGCCGCGACAGCGCACCGCCACCGCCGTGTGTACATCCTTGTCACCTTCCGGAGCTTTCTGCCTGCTGGGCTCTGTGCTTCGTACTCGTTGTGGGGCATGCGGCGAGCCGCTCGACGACGAGGCCGCGGTCGACCTCGATGGCGGCCATGTGGTCGGCGCTGACGCCGAGGGAGTCGTAGAGCCGGCCGAGCGAGGACGCCATCGCGCCGAGCAGGCCCGCCGCGTCGCCCAGGTCGGACCGCTTCACCACGCTGCGCACGCCGACGGTGCCGGCCACCTCCTCGCTGATCGCGGAGAGCTGCCCGGACTCGAAGGACTCGGAGAAGCCACCGGTCAGGACGACCGTGGCGGGCTCGTAGGCGAGCGCGACGATCGTCACCAGGTGGGTGAGCGCGTCGTGCACCTCGCCGAGCAGCTCGCGGTACCGCTCGGGTTCGAGGAAGAGGGCCTGTGCGCGGGGCACCTCCACTCCCTTGCTGCGGGCGTACGCCACGAGGTCGGCGCCGGAGAGCAGGTCGCGCAGCCGCTGCGGGCGGCCCGGCAGCGGCAGCCGGCCGAACTCGCCGAGCAGTCCTGTGCGGCCGACCAGCACCTGGCCGCCGAGGGAGACCGCGGTACCGAGGCCGGTGCCCATGGCGAGCAGTACCGCCGTGTCGCGGTCCGGCAGCGCCCCGTACTGGAGCTCCCCGAGCAGGGCGAGGTTGGAGTCGTTGCCGACCACCGTGGGCACCCCGACCAGTCGGGAGACGGTCTGTATGAACTCGGTGCCCTTGATCTGGCCGAGGTTGTGCGAGTTGACGACGGTGCCGCCGTCGCCGGTCACCACGCCGGGCAGGCCGATGGTGACGGTGTGCAGGGGGACGCCGTCGCCGTGCTCGGCGACCAGGTCGCCCACCCGGCCGGCCACCCAGGCCGCCAGCTCCTCGGCCGTGGTGTCGCGCGGGGTGGCGTCCCGGCTCCTGATCAGGGCCCGCCCCAGGGCGTCTGCGATCACCACGCGGCAGTTGGTGCCGCCCAGGTCGATGCCGCAGACCAGTGCGGAGCGGCCGTTGAACCCGACGGACGTGGACTGCCGCCCGGGACCCTCGCGCAGCCGCCGGCCGCCCTCGCGCACGAGGTCGTCGGCCATCAGGTCGTCGACGATCCGGAAGACCGTGGCCCGGCTGAGCCCCGTGCCGGCGATCAGTTGCTGGCGGTCCATCTCGGCGCCGGACAGCAGCGCGGACAGCACGGCGCTGCGGTTGGACGCGCGGGGGAGCGGGGAAGACGCGTTACTTGGCACAATTCCTCTCACGCTGAGACTAATTATTGGAGGCATACATTAGTCACGTTGTGTCGAGCTGAACCGCCGCGGAGCGTTACGTTCTGGTAAACCCCTGCGCCCCGATCGGGGCGCGCCCGCATGTGGGGCTTCGCCCCGGCTGCTTCACGGGCGCGCTGTACGTGGGGCTTCCCCCGGGGCTGCCCAGGGGCGCGGAGCCGCACATCGACACAGCCCCGCGCCCCTGAGTGGGCCGGGGCGGAGCCCAGCCTGAGGGGCGCGGGGAACTGTGCGACGGGTAGGCGCGGTCAGTTGCCGCCGTGGGCGGCGCCGTGTACCTCCAGGGCCGCCCTGACGCCCGATTCGAGGGCGCCCTCGATCCAGGCGGGCTTCAGGGAGGTGTGGTCGCCCGCGAAGTGCAGCGGGCCCTCGGGGGTGGCGATGTCGGGGAAGACCTCCGTGTGCTGGCCGGGCAGGAGCACGGACGCCTCGCCGTACGCGTACGGGTCGCGCATCCAGCTCTGGGTCCTGCCGGCGCCGGTGTAGAACACCTCGACGCGCTGGCCGTAGACCTCCTCCAGGCCGCGCAGCGCGTGCGGGTAGCGGGCCTCGTCGTCCAGACAGTCCCAGCGCACCGCGTCGTCCGCCCAGCTGTACGCCGCCAGGATCACCCCGCCGGAACTGCCCCGCACCGGATGCGACGGGTGGTACATGAACCGGTTGGCGTTGTCGCTGACGGAGCCGCCGCCGAAGACGTGCACCGCTTCGGGCTGGTCGCGGGTGACCCACCGCGTCGCCGCGTAGTGCCCGCGCTGCGCCTCACTGATGTGGCCACGCGGCACCGAGCCGTGCGCGCCCAGCAGTTGCCCGTCGTCCGGGGTCCTGCCCAGCCGGTAGTCGTCGTACAGGCCCGGGTCGATGGTGGCGAGCTCCCGCTTCCAGTCGTCCTCGGTGAACTCC
The nucleotide sequence above comes from Streptomyces sp. TS71-3. Encoded proteins:
- a CDS encoding glycoside hydrolase family 3 protein, translating into MNAELSRLAHGVLFPALGRQTVPKWARARIAEGLGGFVLFGKDLASAEQVGELTGALHDLREHVLLAIDEEGGDVNRLEPYGGTSVPGNHALGRLDQPDLTRQAAYQIGLTLVEAGVDWNLAPAVDTAVNPLSPNGIRCFGPDRARVAAHAAAWVEGLQAAGVSACAKHFPGHGLSSTDAHLGTPTVDLSREELVEHYLDPFRAAIAAGVDSIMVSHVHLTQLDSVPATISPAVLTGLLRGELGYEGVVITDALEMHGISDVASLPDAAVRAISAGADALCLGAWAFGDDVDAAAKALVCAVETGALPEQRLREANERIARLGTRPKADTAERDDAVGARLARDVVEVHGDPVLHGKRTLVVRLDPTHSPAQGQASWGVEEPLRAAGVAVEGLAVAGDTYNAPGIVKAEIGLFLDEFGADADVVIQVRSSHRFPWQEPVLAELLRRYPRCVVVDMGVPGADFGGFRGWVRTFGSSRVCTQAAVGVLLAKA
- the nagA gene encoding N-acetylglucosamine-6-phosphate deacetylase; this translates as MSAPFPAAGGDLLLVNGRLVTPGRVTGRGWLLVADGLIAALGEGDPPDGARVGDGGSGGSLGSGGSGASGGGMPGEPHAGSGPRVVDLDGRMLVPGFVDAHCHGGAGHSVYTGVKDDVRAAAAGHLARGTTTMLASVATVAPEAMTDAVRAIASVIEDGTAPAVAGIHLEGPFLSPARRGAQTRGALRAPDERVLAGLLEAAGGHAVSMTIAPELPGAPDLIRRHADELVWCLGHTDASAEAFSEATDLGARAVTHLFNAMPPLHHREPGPVASALLESRLRCELILDGHHLAVDTARLAYRLAGPERLLLVSDAMPAAGMPDGTYRFADREVTVTEGVARLLGTDTLAGSTLFVAEAFRRAVLDVGIPVPDAVLMAATTPAALLGLTDRGALRPGLRADLVALDERVRPVGVWLAGRPVGGAGGRDGNHHRPVARPRQVQPPSDGDDLTSPTA
- a CDS encoding damage-control phosphatase ARMT1 family protein, which gives rise to MPEPDEAGAAPGAPAIVSSAPGSFAHGVLTERHPALIERVRGAFPYGPERLAALDGLAREITGPIEPLGPGAADGGLWERWGAPYFGRPWLDAPFLWAESYFYRKLLDAVGWFAEGPWKGIDPFRPFKEAELGTAEAREELAVLDRLAARPPHEQDAALLHGALWGNRADLGFRLLAGDGAGETDDGTPLVADDSAALWSLLPAGGGATLHLVADNAGRELVPDLLLVDHLLAGGRAARAVLHVKPRPYYVSDATMADVLDCLRHCRAAGGAAAEAAGRLEEALRDGRLDVSAHSFSCTPLTYRQMPDDLRGAFAGASVTLFKGDLNYRRLVGDRLWPPTTSFAERTAHFPSPVAALRILKSDVIVGLDPDTAAALTAAHGERWRTSGEHALIQVRG
- a CDS encoding carbohydrate ABC transporter permease is translated as MSAPMSPARRQRAVNNSIAVLVSAVMVFPVYWMFATAFKQRGHILSAVPQFVPWPISLENFQRALAKPHFWVFVGNSLTVTLSSVVLSLVISLGAAIAIARFRFHGRRALMAVLVVVQMVPMSAMVIPVYLMLRSINALDYVPGLIITYMTFVLPFTVWTLRGFVEGVPVELEEAALVDGCSRFQMYVRVLLPLLMPGIVATSIFAFVNAWDDYLFAYVIMKSQTNYTLPVWLVSFKTAESVDYGAMIAASTIFSLPVLIFFLLVQRRLVGGMTSGAVKG
- a CDS encoding extracellular solute-binding protein, with the protein product MYTRRWRCAVAALPVMALALTGCGGSGGKKADSDNKLTIWMMTGGPGDSPLIKDVNAEFTKTYGKKYPGMKLDVQIQQWDGVATKITTALAAGNPPDIVEMGNTQTPLQTYSGGLADLTGDKKSFEGSSGWLSGLSGPSTYDGKLYAVPLYGGTKVVMYNKKMFADAGIKQPPKTIAELQKDCGTLAKANSGTPNFSGFYMPGQYWFNGMPFSFAKGGSVATQNGGQWKAEMSSAPMQAGLKAWRTFQNTCSTKSSVGVNSDSPDQDQLFADGKAAMEYVKAWEPATVLEKNPKLKDDMGFFALPGYTADKTMPVIVSGSTIGIAANSPDKKAATDWLRIITSKHFQQTMAQKLFLLPISPDFTPPGVPEQLTVASEASKVSKPLPNSPGEATLETEEYNEQFYAKIAGGADIASAAAAYDKHATKAFNSLGN
- a CDS encoding carbohydrate ABC transporter permease — its product is MAMTDKRSAVRPVAPRPRPGPRGRRAAPSRPRLLPWAMIAPAVVALLLVQGYPLVRLLTLSTQDFGPRSLFTGQADFVGLDNFTEIFQDTDFQAVLVRTVVFTVLCVTLLMVLGFLMSHLLMGVSPWARVMTTVCLVLVWAMPMVAATLVWQWMYQPQYGVANWLLTKLRIFGDLSAYDWFSHPNQALGLIILLTVWKGLPFVALTLFAARGQIPESLYEAARLDGAGVLQTFRNITVPILRPVLAILTVLEVIWSMNSFTPIWVLTRGGPDGQTTTLGVLAYLTAFSRNQYGSGASIAVVTVLILAVFSIFYVRRLAGQAEQGGTA
- the metE gene encoding 5-methyltetrahydropteroyltriglutamate--homocysteine S-methyltransferase produces the protein MTASPGAPPAGATVYGYPRQGPHRELKKAIESYWRGRADAAALHRTGAELRRDNWRQLAEAGIDEVPTGDFSYYDHVLDTSVMVGAVPERHRAAVAADPLDGYFAMARGTEDTAPLEMTKWFDTNYHYLVPELGPGTVFTADPGKQVAEFREARALGLTARPVLLGPVTYLLLSHPGPDAPPGFDPLTLLDALLPVYAEVLTALHGAGAAWVQLDEPAFVQDRTPAELAALARAYHHLGSRPDRPHLLVASYFERLGEALPVLARAPVEGLALDFAESGPAGTPGSAGAANLEMLTGLGGLPGKRLVAGVVHGRNIWINDLQASLTTLAALRGLADRVDVAASCSLLHVPLDATAERGIDPEVAGWLAFARQKAGEVVTLARGLTHGAGAVESELAANRAALASRAESLHTRDPAVRSRTAAVTDADARRAEPYARRAAEQRARLALPPLPTTTIGSFPQTGGLRTARADLRAGRIDTAAYEERIRTEIRDTVAFQEAAGLDVLVHGEPERSDMVQYFAEQLTGYVATRHGWVQSYGTRYVRPPILSGDVSRPEPMTVHWISYAQSLTERPVKGMLTGPVTMLAWSFVRDDQPRAETARQVALALRDEVRDLEAAGTPVIQVDEPALRESLPLRAGGRAAYLAWAVEAFRLATGAAGAGTQIHTHMCYAEFGDIIEAIDELDADVISLEAARSHMRVTGELAGYGYPREVGPGVYDIHSPRVPGTAEAAALLRDALRDIPAERLWVNPDCGLKTRGWPEAGASLENLVAAAREIRTELASGRG